Proteins co-encoded in one Quercus robur chromosome 8, dhQueRobu3.1, whole genome shotgun sequence genomic window:
- the LOC126696244 gene encoding agamous-like MADS-box protein AGL104, which produces MVRKKLIVKKIENPSSLQVTYCKRKDGIIKKASELAVLCDTDVGLVMFSPTGRLTSFASNGRIEDIFLRYVDRPNELRGGPIENEERLYRSLKNSKYEGEILEQIAKLLEKNSMISIS; this is translated from the exons ATGGTTCGCAAGAAGCTCATTGTGAAGAAAATTGAGAATCCTAGCTCGCTTCAAGTAACATATTGTAAGCGTAAGGATGGAATTATTAAGAAGGCTTCTGAATTAGCAGTTTTATGTGATACAGATGTTGGTCTTGTGATGTTCTCTCCTACTGGTCGATTGACTAGCTTTGCAAGCAATGGAAG GATTGAGGATATCTTTCTTCGTTATGTTGACCGGCCTAATGAACTACGAGGAgg GCCTATTGAGAATGAAGAG CGTTTATATCGAAGCCTCAAGAATTCGAAGTATGAAGGAGAAATCCTGGAACAGATAGCAAA ACTCTTGGAGAAGAACTCCATGATCTCAATCAGCTAG